A window of the Blattabacterium cuenoti genome harbors these coding sequences:
- the ybeY gene encoding rRNA maturation RNase YbeY — protein MIKLFYEISNFRIKNKYLIFKNIFLLLRNENKYVGNINYIFCNDNYLSIINYKFLKKNYYTDVIAFNYSFKEYISGDIFISIDRVLENSKIWNQFFLIELKRIMIHAILHFLGYDDKNKKDRIIMKKKEDFYINLFQY, from the coding sequence ATGATTAAATTATTTTACGAAATATCCAATTTTAGAATTAAAAATAAATATTTAATATTTAAAAACATATTTTTATTATTGAGAAATGAAAATAAATATGTTGGTAATATAAATTATATATTTTGTAATGATAATTATTTATCAATAATAAACTATAAATTTTTAAAAAAAAACTATTATACAGATGTAATAGCTTTTAATTATTCTTTTAAAGAATATATATCTGGTGATATATTTATAAGTATTGATAGAGTATTAGAAAATTCTAAAATATGGAATCAATTTTTTTTAATTGAATTAAAACGTATTATGATTCATGCAATTTTACATTTTTTAGGTTATGATGATAAAAATAAAAAAGATAGAATAATAATGAAAAAAAAAGAAGATTTTTATATAAATTTATTCCAATATTAA
- a CDS encoding 3'-5' exonuclease, giving the protein MKLILHRPICFFDIEATGINIGKDRIIEISILKIFPNGNKEDKTWLIYPEMPIPSQSTAIHGIKDEDVIGKPIFKDIALFIFRMIENSDLAGYNSNRFDIPILAEEMLRAGISFDIKKYKTIDVQVIFHKMEPRTLSAAYKYYCNKELIKAHSSKADVIATYEVLLSQLDKYKNLKKDVKSLNQFSYQKNIADLAGFIKIDDNKNEIFNFGKYKGEKVIDIFEKDPGYYNWIQNSEFPLYTKKIFTEVKLRKFNKNKKL; this is encoded by the coding sequence ATGAAATTAATACTTCATCGTCCTATTTGTTTCTTTGATATAGAAGCAACAGGAATAAATATAGGTAAAGATAGAATTATAGAAATATCTATATTAAAAATATTTCCTAATGGAAATAAAGAGGATAAAACATGGTTAATTTACCCAGAAATGCCAATACCTTCTCAATCAACAGCTATTCATGGAATTAAAGACGAAGATGTAATAGGAAAACCTATATTTAAAGATATAGCTTTATTTATATTTAGAATGATTGAAAATAGTGATTTAGCTGGATACAATTCAAATAGATTTGATATTCCTATTTTAGCCGAAGAAATGCTTCGTGCAGGAATATCTTTTGATATAAAAAAATATAAAACTATAGATGTTCAAGTAATTTTTCATAAAATGGAACCTAGAACTTTATCTGCTGCTTATAAATATTATTGCAATAAAGAGCTTATAAAAGCTCATAGTTCTAAAGCTGACGTAATTGCTACTTATGAGGTATTATTATCACAATTAGATAAATACAAAAATTTAAAAAAAGATGTAAAAAGTTTAAATCAATTTTCTTATCAAAAAAACATAGCAGATTTAGCTGGATTTATTAAGATAGATGACAATAAAAATGAAATTTTTAATTTTGGTAAATATAAAGGAGAAAAAGTTATAGATATCTTTGAAAAAGATCCTGGTTATTACAACTGGATACAAAATTCAGAATTTCCTCTATACACTAAAAAAATATTTACAGAAGTAAAATTAAGAAAATTTAATAAAAATAAAAAATTATAA
- the htpG gene encoding molecular chaperone HtpG produces MNNKISVNSDNIFPIIKKFLYSNKEIFLRELISNATDAISKLKTISRLNNLNINNDFKIKVIINEKNKSIHIIDNGIGMNEKEINKYINQIAFSGAEEFIKKYSKDSSSIIGNFGLGFYSSFMVSNKVTILTQSYNDIYPSILWTCDGSTTFFIKEIEKKNRGTEVILYIDDNNKEYLEYSNILKLLQKYCKFMPFPIYISLFNNENNKETIVNNVFPIWKNNPSKLKNEDYIKFHHELYTNQLDDPLFWIHLNIDHPFNLNGILFFPKIDKQIDIQREKIHLYQNRVFITDELQGIVPDFLSLLRGVIDSPDIPLNVSRSHLQNDNSVKNISKYIIRKVSDKLNLLFNNNRKNFQKKWEHIKIVIEYGIISDNNFFDKAIKFFLFTTIDDDYYTIEEFKNLIKEKQINKEGKIVFLYSSDKNSQFSAIEDSKARDYKILLLNSPLSIHIIQKFESFYNDICFVRVDSDHIDKLIKRNINEKQEEKLSEIDKNKIKNYIINNDLIKKYGFSIELEYLSENDRPFTIIIPEFLRRIQDMNSLGNTLSNKEINKYQLIINTCNPLIKKILQINSEEKRVEVIQDMLNLTLLSKNMLHGKELSEFISKKFKEL; encoded by the coding sequence ATGAATAATAAAATTAGTGTTAATTCAGACAATATTTTTCCTATTATAAAAAAATTTCTTTATTCAAACAAAGAAATTTTTTTACGTGAGTTAATTTCTAATGCTACTGATGCTATATCTAAATTAAAAACAATTTCTAGATTAAATAATCTGAATATAAATAATGACTTTAAAATTAAAGTTATAATAAATGAAAAAAATAAGTCTATTCATATTATTGATAATGGTATTGGAATGAATGAAAAAGAAATAAATAAGTATATCAATCAAATAGCTTTTTCTGGAGCAGAAGAATTTATTAAAAAATATAGTAAAGATTCTTCTTCTATAATTGGAAATTTTGGATTGGGATTTTATTCTTCTTTTATGGTATCAAATAAAGTAACTATATTAACTCAATCTTATAATGATATATATCCATCAATATTATGGACTTGTGATGGATCTACAACATTTTTCATAAAAGAAATAGAAAAGAAAAATAGAGGAACTGAAGTTATTTTATATATAGATGATAATAATAAAGAATATTTAGAATATAGTAATATTTTAAAATTATTACAAAAATATTGTAAGTTTATGCCGTTTCCAATTTATATTTCATTATTTAACAATGAAAATAATAAAGAAACTATTGTTAATAATGTTTTTCCTATATGGAAAAATAATCCTTCTAAATTAAAAAATGAAGATTATATAAAATTTCATCATGAATTATATACAAATCAATTAGATGATCCATTGTTTTGGATACATCTTAATATAGATCATCCATTTAATTTAAATGGTATACTTTTTTTTCCAAAAATAGATAAACAAATTGATATACAAAGAGAAAAAATACATTTATATCAAAATAGAGTTTTTATTACAGATGAATTACAAGGTATTGTTCCTGATTTTTTAAGTTTATTAAGAGGAGTTATAGATTCACCAGATATTCCTCTTAATGTATCACGATCTCATTTACAAAATGATAATTCTGTAAAAAATATATCTAAATATATAATAAGAAAAGTATCAGATAAACTAAACTTATTATTCAATAATAATAGGAAAAATTTTCAAAAAAAATGGGAACATATAAAAATTGTAATAGAATATGGAATTATAAGTGATAATAATTTTTTTGATAAAGCTATTAAATTCTTTTTATTTACTACTATTGATGATGATTATTATACTATAGAAGAATTTAAAAATTTAATAAAAGAAAAACAAATAAATAAAGAAGGAAAAATTGTATTTCTTTATTCTTCAGATAAAAATTCACAATTCAGTGCAATTGAAGATTCAAAGGCTAGAGATTATAAGATATTATTATTAAATAGTCCATTATCAATACATATAATACAAAAATTTGAATCATTTTATAATGATATTTGTTTTGTTAGAGTAGATTCAGATCATATTGATAAATTAATAAAAAGAAATATTAATGAAAAACAAGAAGAAAAACTATCTGAAATAGATAAAAATAAAATAAAAAATTATATAATTAATAATGATTTAATAAAAAAATATGGATTTTCTATAGAATTAGAATATTTATCTGAAAATGATCGTCCTTTTACAATAATTATTCCAGAATTCTTAAGAAGAATTCAAGATATGAATTCATTAGGTAATACTTTATCTAATAAAGAAATAAACAAATATCAACTAATTATTAATACATGTAATCCATTAATAAAAAAAATATTACAAATAAATTCTGAAGAAAAAAGGGTAGAGGTTATACAGGATATGTTAAATTTAACTCTTTTATCTAAAAATATGTTACATGGCAAAGAATTAAGTGAATTTATATCAAAAAAATTTAAAGAATTATAA
- the ftsY gene encoding signal recognition particle-docking protein FtsY, producing MFNNSFLSKIKNFFSNKEKKIVELSDIDHLEKILLSADIGTDLTVKILKNLEYKILGKKIKINDLNGLLKNEIINFFTEKKYSIEKKITNCNNPYVCTIVGVNGVGKTTTVGKLAFLLKKKGFNPIIGASDTFRECAIDQLEIWANRAKVPLVKQKINSDPASVAYDTIQSAKSKNKDVVIIDTAGRLHNRTNLMKELSKINRVMKKIIPEAPHETMLVLDATNGQNSFDQTKKFISFVHVSCMILTKLDGTAKGGFVINIMNKFKIPIQYVGIGEKIDDFKEFNEQKFINDFFSK from the coding sequence ATGTTTAATAATTCTTTTTTATCTAAAATAAAAAATTTTTTTTCTAACAAAGAAAAAAAAATAGTTGAATTAAGTGATATAGATCATTTAGAAAAAATACTTTTATCTGCTGATATAGGAACAGATCTTACTGTAAAGATATTGAAGAATTTAGAATATAAAATTTTAGGTAAAAAAATAAAAATAAATGATTTAAATGGATTATTAAAAAATGAGATAATAAACTTTTTTACAGAAAAAAAATATTCTATAGAAAAAAAAATAACAAATTGTAATAATCCATATGTTTGTACTATAGTTGGAGTAAATGGTGTTGGAAAAACAACTACTGTAGGAAAATTAGCTTTTTTACTTAAAAAAAAGGGATTTAATCCAATTATAGGAGCATCAGATACGTTTCGTGAATGTGCTATAGATCAGTTGGAAATATGGGCTAATAGAGCTAAAGTTCCATTAGTAAAACAAAAAATTAATTCAGATCCTGCTTCTGTGGCTTATGATACTATACAATCTGCCAAATCTAAAAATAAAGATGTTGTAATTATTGATACAGCAGGAAGATTACATAACAGAACAAACCTTATGAAAGAATTATCAAAAATTAATAGGGTTATGAAAAAAATTATTCCTGAAGCACCTCATGAGACTATGTTAGTTTTAGATGCTACTAATGGACAAAATTCATTTGATCAAACAAAAAAATTTATATCATTTGTTCATGTTTCTTGTATGATTTTAACAAAGTTGGATGGAACAGCAAAAGGAGGCTTTGTTATAAATATTATGAATAAATTTAAAATACCAATTCAATATGTAGGTATAGGAGAAAAGATAGATGATTTTAAGGAATTTAATGAACAAAAGTTTATTAATGATTTTTTTTCAAAATAA
- the rpmG gene encoding 50S ribosomal protein L33: MSKKGNRIQVILECTEQKKFGMSGISRYITTKNKKNTPNRIELKKFNPILRKYTVHKEIK, translated from the coding sequence ATGAGCAAAAAAGGAAATAGAATACAAGTAATTTTAGAATGTACTGAGCAAAAAAAATTTGGAATGTCTGGTATATCTAGATATATAACAACTAAAAACAAAAAAAATACTCCAAATAGAATTGAATTAAAAAAATTTAATCCTATACTTAGAAAGTATACTGTACACAAAGAAATTAAATAA
- the rpmB gene encoding 50S ribosomal protein L28, whose product MSRICELTGKKSMVGNKVSHANNKKKRRFNINLCKKRFFLIRKKKWITLKICVSTIRIIDKIGIENALIRFNYNYNKKKKIYEQKRK is encoded by the coding sequence ATGTCAAGAATTTGTGAATTAACAGGAAAAAAATCTATGGTGGGAAATAAAGTTTCTCATGCAAATAATAAAAAAAAACGTCGTTTTAATATCAATTTATGTAAAAAACGTTTTTTTTTAATAAGAAAAAAAAAATGGATTACTTTAAAAATTTGTGTATCTACTATAAGAATAATTGATAAAATAGGTATAGAAAATGCACTAATTAGATTTAATTATAATTATAATAAAAAGAAAAAAATATATGAGCAAAAAAGGAAATAG
- a CDS encoding YebC/PmpR family DNA-binding transcriptional regulator, which translates to MSGHSKWANIQHRKSNQDIKKSKKFSKAINEIISIVKKWGINNYRLKNAIINAKSLNIPKNTIKKAIQKILNSKTNNYKNINIEGKIYGISIIIECITDNNIRTLSIIKTIFNKNGGLLCNNGELLHFFIKKLFFFVKKKDIINISLEDLELKLIDVGAEDIIEKEKEIHIIIDFKYFGCIKQNLEKLKIKYKSILKRIPKQKKYISNDKKQKILSLIKDLNKNDEIKNIYYNVNL; encoded by the coding sequence ATGTCAGGACATAGCAAATGGGCTAACATACAACACAGAAAATCTAATCAAGATATTAAAAAATCTAAAAAATTTTCTAAAGCAATTAATGAAATTATTTCAATAGTTAAAAAATGGGGAATTAATAATTATAGACTTAAAAATGCTATTATAAACGCAAAATCATTAAATATACCAAAAAATACTATAAAAAAAGCAATACAAAAAATTTTAAATTCTAAAACAAATAATTACAAGAATATAAATATAGAAGGAAAAATTTATGGAATTAGCATAATTATAGAATGTATAACAGATAATAATATTAGAACTTTATCTATTATAAAAACTATTTTTAACAAAAATGGAGGATTATTATGTAATAATGGAGAACTACTTCATTTTTTTATAAAAAAATTATTTTTTTTCGTAAAAAAAAAAGATATTATTAATATTTCATTAGAAGATTTAGAACTTAAATTAATAGATGTTGGAGCTGAAGATATTATAGAAAAAGAAAAAGAAATTCATATTATTATAGATTTTAAATATTTTGGATGTATTAAACAAAATCTAGAAAAATTAAAAATTAAATATAAAAGTATATTAAAAAGAATACCAAAACAAAAAAAATATATTTCAAATGATAAAAAACAAAAAATATTATCTTTAATTAAGGATCTTAATAAAAATGACGAAATAAAAAATATATATTATAATGTAAATTTATAA
- a CDS encoding DNA recombination protein RmuC, which produces MFIKEEYRNQKSNIKDINEYNKDYIIDYLNDFRKEWINYSNNYQNFLSKEIQLNFENYSNKLDSINVEQKKFVENIEKNIENIKEVITSKLQKSLNYHLEKSFEVIGNQLIFLQKGLGEMKILVKDVSSLKRTLNNVKICGSFSEMQLSMLLEQILSPDQYDSNVITKSNTNYVVEFAIKLPGFGNGSIWLPIDVKFPKETYEKVQLAYRNGDKKSINIATKNMESVLKKMSKDIQHKYIDPPNTTDFAILFLPFEGIYAEVIKNSKLLEELLRKYNTVVSGPSTLAAILNSLQIGFRTLAIQKRTSEVWKILESVKQEFSKFGILLHQVQDKLQGASKDIDKLLGVKTNLIEKKLKNIDQ; this is translated from the coding sequence ATGTTTATAAAAGAAGAATATCGTAATCAAAAATCTAATATTAAAGATATTAATGAATATAATAAGGATTATATTATTGATTATTTAAATGATTTTAGGAAAGAGTGGATAAATTATTCTAATAATTATCAAAATTTTTTAAGTAAAGAAATACAATTAAATTTTGAAAATTATTCAAATAAATTAGATTCTATTAATGTAGAACAAAAAAAATTTGTTGAAAACATAGAAAAAAATATAGAAAATATAAAAGAGGTTATAACTAGTAAACTACAAAAATCTTTGAATTATCATTTAGAAAAATCGTTTGAAGTTATTGGTAATCAGTTAATATTCTTACAAAAAGGATTAGGAGAAATGAAAATTTTAGTAAAAGATGTAAGTTCTTTAAAAAGAACATTAAATAATGTAAAAATATGTGGTAGTTTCAGTGAAATGCAATTATCTATGTTATTGGAACAAATTTTATCTCCAGATCAATATGATTCTAATGTTATAACAAAATCTAATACTAATTATGTAGTAGAATTTGCAATTAAACTTCCTGGATTTGGAAATGGAAGTATATGGCTTCCAATTGATGTTAAATTTCCAAAGGAAACTTATGAAAAAGTTCAATTAGCTTATCGAAATGGAGATAAAAAAAGCATTAATATTGCTACAAAAAATATGGAATCTGTTTTAAAAAAAATGTCTAAAGATATTCAACATAAATATATTGATCCTCCAAATACTACTGATTTTGCAATTTTATTTTTACCATTTGAAGGTATATATGCAGAAGTGATAAAAAATTCAAAACTTTTGGAAGAATTATTAAGAAAATATAACACAGTTGTAAGTGGGCCTTCTACACTAGCTGCAATTTTAAATAGCCTTCAAATAGGATTTAGAACTCTTGCTATACAAAAAAGGACTTCTGAAGTTTGGAAAATATTAGAATCTGTAAAACAAGAATTTTCAAAATTTGGAATACTACTTCATCAAGTACAGGATAAATTACAAGGAGCCTCAAAAGATATAGACAAATTACTTGGTGTTAAAACTAATTTAATAGAAAAAAAATTAAAAAATATAGATCAATAA
- the rho gene encoding transcription termination factor Rho: MFDITELKSKKLFELQEIARSSGLKKCTQLRKNELLEKIISIFKNDNVNSLKKENPIKKSFSSKKIRINEFKNQYLEKKKKSTIHSKQEFTKKKNNAHTKESEESTKFQKKHKNFPIKKIDKIDSNFFAIKDTSQKNIIYNKQRSSEYKYEGIIISEGVLEIMQENYGFLRSSDFNYLSSPDDIYVSQSQIRLFGMKTGDTIRGEVRPPKDGEKYFPLVKILEINGRTPSFVRERNSFEHLTPLFPNEKFKLAEKNATISTRIVDLFTPIGKGQRGMIVAPPKTGKTTLLKEIANAIAANHPEVYLIILLIDERPEEVTDMQRNVKGEVIASTFDEPADRHVKVANIVLQKAKRMVECSHDVIILLDSITRLARAYNTVAPASGKVLSGGVDANALHKPKRFFGAARNIENGGSLSIIATAMIDTGSKMDEVIFEEFKGTGNKELQLDRKIANKRIYPAIDLITSSTRKDDLLLDPNTLQRMWILRKHLSDMNPVEAMEFLRSRIARTQNNEEFLISMNG, from the coding sequence ATGTTTGATATTACCGAATTAAAAAGTAAAAAACTTTTTGAGTTACAGGAAATTGCTCGATCTTCCGGATTAAAAAAATGTACGCAATTAAGAAAAAATGAATTACTAGAAAAAATTATTTCTATATTTAAGAATGATAACGTCAATTCGTTGAAAAAAGAGAATCCTATAAAAAAAAGTTTTAGTTCTAAAAAAATTAGAATTAATGAATTTAAAAATCAATATTTGGAAAAGAAAAAAAAATCTACTATTCATAGTAAACAAGAATTTACCAAAAAAAAAAATAATGCTCATACAAAAGAATCGGAGGAATCCACAAAATTTCAAAAAAAACATAAAAATTTTCCTATAAAAAAAATAGATAAAATTGATAGTAATTTTTTTGCAATAAAAGATACATCACAAAAAAATATTATATATAATAAACAACGTTCTTCTGAATATAAATACGAAGGTATTATTATAAGTGAAGGAGTATTAGAAATAATGCAAGAAAATTATGGTTTTTTAAGATCATCTGATTTTAACTATCTATCATCTCCTGATGATATATATGTATCTCAATCTCAAATTAGATTATTTGGAATGAAAACAGGAGATACCATAAGAGGAGAAGTTAGGCCACCAAAAGATGGAGAAAAATATTTTCCTTTGGTTAAAATTCTAGAAATTAATGGTAGAACACCTTCTTTTGTTAGAGAAAGAAATTCTTTTGAACATTTAACCCCTTTATTTCCTAATGAAAAATTTAAATTAGCTGAAAAAAATGCTACTATTTCTACTAGGATAGTAGATTTATTTACTCCAATAGGAAAAGGTCAAAGAGGAATGATAGTAGCACCACCAAAAACTGGTAAAACAACATTATTAAAAGAAATAGCAAATGCTATAGCAGCTAATCATCCTGAAGTTTATTTAATTATATTATTAATTGATGAACGTCCGGAAGAAGTTACAGATATGCAAAGAAATGTGAAAGGAGAAGTTATTGCCTCTACTTTTGATGAGCCAGCAGATAGACATGTAAAAGTTGCAAATATAGTTTTACAAAAAGCAAAAAGAATGGTAGAATGTTCTCATGATGTCATCATTTTATTAGATTCTATTACTAGATTGGCTCGTGCATATAATACTGTTGCTCCAGCTTCTGGAAAAGTATTATCAGGAGGAGTAGATGCAAACGCATTACATAAACCAAAAAGATTTTTTGGGGCAGCAAGAAATATAGAAAATGGAGGATCATTATCTATTATAGCCACAGCTATGATAGATACTGGATCAAAAATGGATGAAGTTATATTTGAAGAATTTAAGGGAACAGGAAACAAAGAATTACAATTAGATAGAAAAATAGCGAATAAAAGAATATATCCAGCAATTGATTTAATAACTTCTAGTACAAGAAAAGATGATCTTTTATTAGATCCAAATACACTGCAAAGGATGTGGATTTTGAGAAAACATTTATCTGATATGAATCCAGTAGAAGCTATGGAATTTTTGAGATCAAGAATAGCAAGAACACAAAATAATGAAGAATTTTTAATATCAATGAATGGATAA
- a CDS encoding DUF4293 family protein, with protein MSICVTVSCLILSILSVFLFKKRKTQIVLNDINIFLNIVNYFTMLFFLDFQSYNEYYLELRVLFFLLLSFFCNILLYMANHAIKKDMNIIDSVNRIR; from the coding sequence ATGTCTATATGTGTTACTGTTTCTTGTTTAATTTTGTCTATACTAAGTGTTTTTCTTTTTAAAAAAAGAAAAACTCAGATAGTTTTAAATGATATAAATATTTTCTTAAATATTGTTAATTATTTTACAATGTTATTTTTTTTAGATTTCCAATCATATAACGAATATTATTTAGAATTAAGAGTTTTATTTTTCCTATTGTTATCATTTTTTTGTAATATTCTGTTATATATGGCAAATCATGCCATAAAAAAGGATATGAATATAATTGATTCTGTAAATAGAATACGATAA
- a CDS encoding peptide chain release factor 1, producing the protein MKKYEKLISKLKIYEKKFEDISRNILSPNVFQKNYKLLLNKYNSLEKLFFLYKKSNKKLILLKEANFFIKNDLDLEMKKLAEKEKKQLIKELDIIEKEFKNLIIKVQTKNVNQYNKEDYRNVILEIRSGTGGNEACLFVEDMLRMYTMYFNKLQWKYKIIHFQKGEIGYKEIVIEVFGKKEDKIYGNLKFESGVHRVQRIPKTESQGRLHTSAVTVAVLPKVEDLEININYSDIKKDTFRSSGAGGQHVNKTESAVRLTYLPTKITAECQEERSQHKNFEKAMIILKSKIYKIEMDKKMTKRSEERKLLVSTGDRSVKIRTYNYPNNRVTDHRIHKSMHNLVKFMNGNIQDMIDLLKLILKQ; encoded by the coding sequence ATGAAAAAATATGAAAAATTAATTTCTAAATTAAAAATATATGAAAAAAAATTTGAAGATATTTCTAGAAATATATTAAGTCCAAATGTTTTTCAAAAAAATTATAAATTATTATTAAATAAATATAATAGTTTAGAAAAACTTTTTTTTCTTTATAAAAAGAGTAATAAAAAATTAATTTTATTAAAAGAAGCTAATTTTTTTATTAAAAATGATTTAGATCTAGAAATGAAAAAATTAGCTGAAAAAGAAAAAAAACAATTAATAAAAGAACTTGATATAATAGAGAAAGAGTTCAAAAATTTAATTATTAAAGTACAAACTAAAAACGTAAATCAGTATAATAAAGAAGATTATAGAAATGTTATTTTAGAAATAAGATCTGGAACTGGAGGGAATGAGGCCTGTTTGTTTGTAGAAGATATGTTAAGAATGTATACAATGTATTTTAATAAATTGCAATGGAAATACAAAATTATTCATTTTCAAAAAGGAGAAATAGGATATAAAGAAATTGTTATAGAAGTATTTGGAAAAAAAGAAGATAAAATTTATGGTAATTTAAAATTTGAATCAGGTGTACATAGAGTACAAAGAATCCCTAAAACTGAATCTCAAGGACGGTTACATACTTCAGCTGTTACTGTTGCTGTTTTACCAAAAGTAGAAGATTTGGAAATAAATATTAATTATTCAGATATAAAAAAAGATACTTTTAGATCTAGTGGAGCAGGAGGTCAACATGTAAATAAAACAGAATCTGCTGTAAGATTAACGTATTTACCAACTAAAATAACAGCAGAATGTCAAGAAGAAAGATCTCAGCATAAAAATTTTGAAAAAGCAATGATTATATTGAAATCAAAAATATATAAAATTGAAATGGATAAAAAAATGACAAAAAGATCTGAAGAAAGAAAATTATTGGTTTCTACTGGAGATCGTTCTGTAAAAATAAGAACTTATAATTATCCTAATAATAGAGTTACTGATCATAGAATACATAAATCTATGCATAACCTAGTTAAATTTATGAATGGAAATATTCAAGATATGATTGACTTATTAAAATTAATATTAAAACAATAA
- the accC gene encoding acetyl-CoA carboxylase biotin carboxylase subunit: MLKKILIANRGEIAMRIIRTVKEMGLKTVAVYSTADKYSLHVYFADEAVCIGPPDPKKSYLNIPNLISAAEITNADAIHPGYGFLSENAYFSSMCNRHKIKFIGANPNHMIQMANKVFAKKTMNKAGISCIPGINCLIKSSYKSIEKIADKIGFPIVIKSVFGGGGRGIRFVFDKSYLKNSWEESVKESFICFGRKDIYIEKLILDSRHIEVQIMGDCYGNICHLSERDCSIQRRNQKLLEEAPSPFLTPYLRKKIGEQAKKVAEFIRYEGIGTIEFLVDKNKNFYFLEMNPRIQVEHTITEEIMGIDLVYEQISIAYGEKISVKDLYPNFYSIECRINAENPYKNFSPSSGKITKVHFPGGKGVRVDTHIYSGYYISPYYDSMIAKIITTERSRKKAIKKMKRSLEEFSIEGINTIIPFQKKIIQNNEFIKGNYNTNFINENKIKCK, encoded by the coding sequence ATGTTGAAAAAAATATTAATAGCAAATAGAGGAGAAATCGCTATGAGGATTATTAGAACTGTAAAAGAAATGGGATTAAAAACTGTGGCTGTTTATTCTACTGCAGATAAATATAGTCTTCATGTTTATTTTGCAGATGAAGCTGTATGTATTGGTCCTCCAGATCCTAAAAAATCTTATTTAAATATTCCAAATTTGATTTCTGCTGCAGAAATTACTAATGCAGATGCCATTCATCCAGGATATGGATTTCTTTCTGAAAATGCATATTTTTCATCTATGTGTAATAGGCATAAAATTAAGTTTATAGGAGCAAATCCTAATCATATGATACAAATGGCTAATAAAGTTTTTGCAAAAAAAACTATGAATAAAGCAGGAATTTCCTGTATACCAGGAATTAATTGTTTAATTAAATCTTCTTATAAGAGTATAGAAAAAATTGCAGATAAAATAGGCTTTCCTATTGTTATAAAATCTGTTTTTGGAGGAGGAGGTAGAGGAATTAGATTTGTTTTTGATAAAAGTTATTTAAAAAATTCTTGGGAAGAATCTGTTAAAGAGTCATTTATATGTTTTGGTAGAAAAGATATATATATAGAAAAATTAATTTTAGACTCAAGACATATTGAAGTACAAATAATGGGAGATTGTTATGGAAATATTTGTCATTTATCTGAAAGAGATTGTTCTATTCAAAGAAGAAATCAAAAATTATTAGAAGAAGCTCCATCTCCATTTTTAACTCCATATCTTAGAAAAAAGATAGGAGAACAAGCAAAAAAAGTAGCCGAATTTATTCGTTATGAAGGAATAGGAACTATAGAATTTTTGGTAGATAAAAATAAAAACTTTTATTTTTTAGAAATGAATCCAAGAATACAAGTGGAACATACTATTACTGAAGAAATAATGGGAATAGATTTAGTTTATGAACAAATATCAATAGCATATGGAGAAAAAATTTCCGTAAAAGATTTATATCCAAATTTTTATTCAATAGAATGTAGGATAAACGCTGAAAATCCTTATAAAAATTTTTCTCCTTCTTCTGGAAAAATTACTAAAGTACATTTTCCGGGAGGAAAAGGTGTACGTGTAGATACTCATATTTATTCTGGATATTATATTTCACCTTATTATGATTCTATGATTGCTAAAATTATAACAACAGAGAGAAGTAGAAAAAAAGCTATAAAAAAAATGAAACGTTCTTTAGAAGAATTTTCTATTGAAGGAATTAATACTATTATTCCATTTCAAAAAAAAATAATACAAAATAATGAATTTATAAAAGGAAATTACAATACAAATTTTATAAATGAAAATAAAATTAAATGTAAATAA